The genomic stretch TCACTTTACAAAACTCATTGAGAGAGTTTGTCACATTAGCAATAAAGTAATCACAGGCTTGATCAACctcaaaaaaatatgtaaaaacttgTGCAAGGTGATCACTGACATGCTTATTAACTACAATCgttgtataattattatcaagagaagtaaaaatattatccagGCATCTGAGACCTCTAGTAGGCTCAAAAACTGTTCCTTTTATTCCATACATACAACAGAGATTTACAAAGTTTACTGCATTTTTATCATTCATGCCCAGAAAATTCATGTTAAAATCACCACATATAACACATTGCTTATTTAAACGATTTATGTAACTTAATACTTTCTCCATGAtgtcaaagaaaatttcaatattaccaTAACTACGATATACAGTTACTAATAAAAGCTCAACTTCCAAAATTTCGACACATGCAATTTCACAATCTAGCTCCATAGAGAGCCCATTGATGTCATCCATTATTTTAAGACGTGTTGGATCATACCTAGAAAAAATTACTGTACCTCCGTGGATCTTAGAAGTTCGACAACAACTGGTTACATGTTTTAAGTCATTAATTGAGTATGTACATATCTCATGATATTCCATCCAGTGCTCAGTAAggcataaaaaatctaaatttaattcaattgaaatattttccaaaatacttattttattagagAGGCATTGACAATTTTGATGGTAAATtgtgaaatttgatttttcagaaccatttttcaactttacatcatctttatttttcttaatataattagtttgacCATTTATCTTATTTACATTTCCTGACAAGATACTATAACTATCATTACTTAAAGTAGGTGTACTAGTGCTCATGAAATCAGTTGATGTTATATATTGACAGTTGTTTCCAGAAGGCTGTAGTTTTCCAACAGAGATTCGGTTCCTGGAGCAGGCGGCTGGTCTTCCTTCGGTCCCTGAGAACGTTTTATACCCATCTGTGAAGATGCTACTGTCTCAGCTATCATATTAGATAACCATCTCTTACCCTTGTGGTTAAGGTGTTGTCCGTGTCGTGTATGTAACTGTCTCACTGCATTACTTGCTCTAACCAACGAAACATTGCTGAACTGTTTACTGAGTTCCTTAAGACGCTTATTTAGGTTTTTACCACTTCCTTGTTGACGCAGGACCAATTTGCCAAGTCGTATCTAATAGGTAGGTCTACTAAAACTACATTAGTGTCCTTTGTTTCATTAAGAGTTTTATGTAAAATCTCAAGAAAGTTGTCTGCTTCATTTTTTGCCACATCATTACTTCCGCAAACAACAACTAAAGTATCACTTTTACTAAGGTTatcttcttttacatttattactttaagtataTATTCAGTAAGTCCACCAGGTCTTACAAAACCTACTGCCTCATGTGTTCCCTGCACTGCATTCAGATGCCATGCTAAATCACGACCATGGCTATCAGCGCAGATgagtaaatttcttttatcagtaGATTTAGCAACAGAATGAGCAgtgttaattttttcttctacttCGTCAGCCGAATCCTCATCAACACTGTCGTCACCATCCTCAAGTACTTCATAGCGATTGTTTATATCAACTTCTTCATGCACTATTTGATGTTTCAGAAGGCTATGTGtttgaatttttccttttttactttggAAATTCGGTGTAGAGTGTGTTACTGGGCTTAATTGTTTATCCTTCTTGCCTTTTATTAATGGCCAGACAGGTTTCTTAATTACTGAATTGAGTTCGTTAACTTTTTTctctaacattattatattttcctcTTTTTTTAAGACGAAAgacatacaggtgcaaaacctacaaaattgtgtgcaaagccacgggtaactacttgtttaaatatatttctaatacattttaaaaacatgaaatagtgTGAAGAggacaaaattaataaaccaaaatttaacaTTATCCAAAATAGAGCATTAAATGATTTTTACCCGTTTAAAAACTTACACCAAATGGTGAAGTTATGAATTTAAATGGGAATATTAGATCTTTATCTCATATAAACTGACAATAAAGAAAATAGTAATTcactttaaagttataaatagaattaaattaagCGAACTtacagtaaacagtgaacttagAACTAGTCTCCTCTTTTCCCAATTCATTGGACACCTTGCAAGTGTACTTTCCGGAGAGTTCTGTTGTAACTTCTTTGATTATAAGTTTGTAGTTGTCACCCTCCTCAATCCTCGTAAACTCTGTCTTCTTCTCCGTTATCTCAACCTCATTGTGGAACCTACAAAgtcaagttttattttacttggatgtaacttaaaataataaatgtgtaaatatgtaaaaaaattatgaattaaaaaaaataacttttgttgttAAGCAATAACACTTTCAGAACCATAAAAGTTTCCACAATGCCTTCATAATCAGTTACGGTGAAACTTCTCACATACAAAAACACTTACAGAAGTTTACTCTTAGTTACCAACTTTAACTATAGTTTCTCCTTTCTTTATACTTCCATTTATGAACCACCAAAGATGATCGATGTgattattttatacttcttagttcttgatttcatttttgtataattgaacaataaaatttactagAAATATTATGAAAGATCTTGAGATTGGAAAATTTCACTTCTCCATGTTTATACACATGAAATCTCGTAAATGAATTAAGTTTagactttaaagtttgcatgaagaATCCATTTCTATTAGacaacattgagttcaatgacGGTGTATATCCTTCCATGGGATTTGACAGTGTGTTAGGGAAGTCTAACTTTCtacaggatatctcaagaacaaaatgAACTATAGCCTTAGAATTTTGCACTTTGGTACCACTCACACACATACAATGACAACtgaattattgaattgtttttaacTTATACCTTTCTTCCAGTCCTTTGACATACATAGCATGTATAAACTAAATGgtttagatattttgaattttatgtgaatggtaaaaattaaaatttgaatgcaagttaaaatttaaaaccaacataCATGGCCATTATTATACTCATGTGTAAATTACTAAAGTTGAACTCTTTTGATCTTCATACCTAAAGTAAAAAGCTGAGTCTTTATAACAATAACCTGTCATTTTCTAAAACCCAGAAGACATAAAGATGCTTAGTAGACTATATTATAGTTTACATTATATTCCAGAGTCagtttattttgtagtaaataatattgCTTAGCACTAGTAAATAATATTGCTTAGCTCATACCTACATTtcatgttatttttgtaaaaccttaTGCTTGTACATTTTTTGAACTAACACAAAATGAGTATTTGAAAATGAATGCTACCCACCATTTGACGTTGGGCTTGGGGAACGCTTCGATGTTTACTGTGAACTCTACGTTAGTGTCTCCCTCATTAGCCTTCTGGTCAGTCAGCTTTGTGCGGAACTGTGGACAGCACCTCACGAACATCTCTCCCTCATCTTTGTTGCTGCCGTAGATGTTGCTGATCTCACATGAGTACTTTCCTGCCATTACATAtgtttacattaacataaatggataaaagaaataaaattggatACTAGAGAAATAATCAAACAGGCCAATACAGATACAAAGTATTTATAGAAGTAAAAACAAAGCAACGTGAATCAACTATTTTGATGAGGTAACAAGAACGTAGCAAGTTCATAGAATAGTATCATCAACAAATAacacttattttaacattatttaggaAAGTTCTTTATCAAAAGATAAGGAATAAGTTAATCATTGTTGTACCAGTGTCTTTCCGGTTGATTTTGTGGACCACCAATGTCTTGGTCTCTCCATCTTCGCTGATCTGGATATGACCTCCATCATGTTTCAGCTCCTTGCCATCCTTAAACCTGTAACAGATTTAAGTGTTTGGTTGACTTTAGCAAACAGAAATGGTTAATAAGAAAaagttgttataattaaataaagtatgcAAGTGGTTTCCTTGTTCAAAAGAAATTGAATTGTTGTTGATGTCAAAAATACTTGCTGTCACATTAAGGTAttgataaaaaagtataaataaataaaaaatatgattgttgTTAAAAATCAATGGCAAATCTTCAAAGAGattaatatgaatatatgaaACAGTTTAAGCTAAATTTAGCAAAATTTGTCAAATAGTgtatggaaattaaaaattaggaaatGGAAATGAGCTTCACTGAAATTAGTgtcacaatacattttttaagattataaaaaattatattagaccatagaaccttaaaaattaaatacaagaaaaaagttGAAACTTCTGTaccaaaaagattttaaatgaacagaCAGAACCTTCCCATGTGACACAACTGAGTGCAGTTTACTCAGGACTATTTGTTTGTCAAGTGCTAGAAATACATACTATTTAAGCTCCATCCAGCACAAACTTACACCAagatgtgtattttttacattttatatttcttcagTAATAATTGATTATTATGCTATTTACTGAAAATCTTCGCTATTGTATGTTTTGAATTCAGTGCTTTCAGATgtttatgttttgaatttttactctGCCTTGACTGTAAACTCATATTTTAgaactttttgtttatttgctaAAGAGAATAGATACAATATCTAAAACAAATTCAGTTACTCATATATAAGACAATAACAATTATGCTTATAACAAATgcgttaaaacataattttataactattttgtatTGGGGATTATTTAGTTATAGGCACCGTTTTGAGTGAATTGTCTCTCAAACTGAGCTACAACTCCATTGAATAAGCTGGAATGTTTTTTATGGTAGAATGGTTTGTAATGATTCAGCTGTGTGATATTTTTCATATACTTCTTTTAATCAGTATAACACCATACATCCACAATGTGATCTTTTTACCATTTCCAAATAGTTGAAGAAGATTATTTGTAGATTCAAGTACgtgcaattaatattaaattaatattcaaaaagtctAAAACTTGGTGTTGATTTCTCCAAGGGATGCTACAAACTAAAATCAGTGTAACTACTAACCACTTGACGGTGGGGGCGGGGTCACCGCGAGCCTTGACTTGGAATGTGACCGTGTCGTTTTCGCTGACCTCCAGGTGTTTAGTCATGGTCTTGACGAACTCCGGGGGGCTGTGCACCTCCACTTTACAGAACTCGGAGGTTTGACTCAGCTCATTGGTGGCAACAACAGAGTACGAGCCTGTGTCGTCCAGAGTCGCCTTGTCAATCACCAGCTCGTACGTGCCAGTCACCTCGTTGTATGTCTTCACACGCTCACTGTTCTTCTGTATCACCTTGCCGTCCTTGTACCTGAGGAACAAACCTCAGTTGGTTACTCAAGttcaagtgatatttttatttggtgtaaaacaaaattttatttatatagtttatattatttctataatataaagaaatatatgtataataagaTTATAAGCCTTGTGGTCATTATAATCCAGGTCAATGGaacctgatatatatataatttttggaattatgtgttcaaaataatgaaaataggCACCagaaaactcaaaaattaaaaatagagattctgaacataaaaatgtattgggaaaattattaacatttgttagTTAGGTATAATCATCCCTTCAGACCCAGGTGATGAGTTTACTATGCAGTAAATATGATCATAACCTCCAAATCATCACCTTGGGCTCATAAGGTTGAAATTTGTTCAGTTACCAGAACCATAAAAATTAAGACATCCACTTTATTATTATCTTCCTGATATAATCTCTAGAATCTTCTGAAGAATTGCACACTACCTgagtaaataaacaatacaaacaatCTATACATTCTTGGTTTGGGAAAGTATGGGCAATATAGACAAAGTACTGTGATAAAGAAAGTTAAGCAATTTAGGTACACTGATATCAAATTTAATCAGTTTAAACTGTCAAAATAACTGCCAACAAGACATTACAGTGCAATACTTACATCTGAATTAGGTACAAagattttagataaaaatataaagtaaatacatattGATAAGTATCttaggaaaaatttaattactttgataAAATTAGACAAGATCACACGGCtttaaaaaaacatgattaaattaataaatattatagtttcacAATAtgaaataagtttgaaaaataattaaatataaagcataaaaaattaaaacaggatTGTAGAAAGTTGATTATATTAGTAAGGATTGTGTATTATACTTTTGTGtgataatttagaaatttgtttatctaagtgattgatttaatttagtttatatatttatcaaatgttttctaaattattgtgATCTACAATGATAAGAGCATATAAGACTGCCACAAACTGCAATATCAACCAATGATTTTATATCCAGCTTTCAACATGAATAAATCTCAATTATCTCTGTTGATAAAATCCAAGAAATGATTATGGAGTAATTATTATCTACTGAAATAGATTCCACTGGAAAATGAATGTTTAGAAACTTACCATGTCACGTCTGGTTGAGGACATCCTTCCACCTCCACTCTAAGTTTTATTTCAGCTGATGCCATGCACGACACATCCGTCATCTTCGTCTTGAACTTTGGCGGAgctgaaacatttaatttttcctaaataatagtttatgttGCCTTGAACAAAGTTACTAATACTTAAACAATACTGCTGTATTATGGGATACCATAATGGCACTTACGAAATTGAtgcttcaataaaattttattaatatatctgGTCATCCAAGGAAATCTATTTGATTTTTTCCCTGATTCCATGATATGACAAAATTAGATTGCACATCAAGGTATGATTCTATCTTAGTGTGGTCAAAGCATTATTTCTCAACAgcacttaaatatttttgtggaaAAGGTGAAATATACCATTCTTACACCTGCAGCCACACCACAGTTTCTcttttcgttaaaaaatatatgtagaaccatttgtattaacaatagaatagatgtaaacaatttgaattgAACAAATTGAACACAAATTTATTGTGTGTGTTGTAGTGAAAAGTTTAATAGTTCATATTTTCCTCAACTACCTTGTCATGTGAAAGACAGAGAAAGACTAACGATGGCTTACAATTTCAGTGGAAGTCCTTTCTTAATTTACCTTTCACAGTGAGATGGACCACATCAGTGTCCTCCCCAAGATCGTTGACTGCTTGGATCTTGTAGTCTCCAGCATCTTCTGATTGGACATTCTTGATGACCAAGCTCATCGACTCCTCCTCATCATGCAAGAACTTGAATCTACCACCAGCCTCTATTTCCTTGCCGTCATGGGTCCTACACAACACAAAAAACACCTTCTAGAATATGTGTTATTTTGAGAATAACAGTGATTTGGCCAAAAATCTACCACAAAAGCCAGTCTAAAAACATACCATGgtcaataaaaaatgtgtattgatttttatcattattacaaaGGTATTTAAGATAGGTGACGTAAATATTTGAGATCAAGGTGCGATTTGAGGTGTCAGAACCTTACAGAGAAATTCTTTCATAGTTGGCTGGATGGTTTAATAAGTGTTTGTGCTAGGTTGTGTGTGTAATGTTTTGCCAAAGCTTGGATCGGTAACAAATTGCCTGTGGTAACTGGGAAGCATAGTGTTTTCCAGTTGAAAATCTTTTATATCCATCCATTCTTCTGTTGTAGGTGGAGTAATGAACTGGGTTGTGGTGTTGAGGTGGAATAGCGGAGAAGGTGGAAGGATTGACAGGCAATAAAATCAGGAAAACTCTCCTCTGAACTAAATCAAAAATGGGTTTCTGGCACTAATGGCTAAGGTAAACAGGTTCAAAAGGAACACCAAATTAGGAAAAGGACCAGGTTGGGAAAGCCGTGTATTCAAATTTTAGCTAATGAGAATTTCTCAACTTTGGACTCCTAACTATCAGAAGTGGATCATGATTGTTATGTAATTCAGCAATTACTTCCTGATTGAAGCTTGGTTTGTGCGCATACTTTTTATATTGAACTGATCGCTATAGGtatttgagtttttcaaaaattggaattcatattagtttttacagtttgccatttaaaatgattttaatcagATGGCATGGCACAATTATATTAGTATACTGAGAAAAATTGAGTtatcaataaacataaatttaagagTACAAAATATGCAAGTGGCACTATGACTTTCCAACAAACAAATGTGATTTATTGGACAGTTATTCATCTGTTATTAATCCTCCAGCACACCtccattaacaaaattattacatgtcAAGTTATTAATTGGTAGTGGACTGAGCTGTGACAATTGCTGATTGATTTCACCCATGGTCAGCTAGAATAAGAGGTTGGGGAAATGTTAGCAGCTCAacctcttcttcttctttgcAAAAAATATTCTGCCTTTGCGTCAATTAGGCAATGAGGATGTACAAGTATAATGAGGTATTAATAGACCCTATTTACCCGATAGTTTAATTGAAATTTCGATCAATCAAGATGTTACTGAACTGAAGATATTACTTGTAATTTGAGCTGAAAATGTTAAACCAGAATTTTTAGAATGATCTTTGAAGTagaattctattaatttttgtctgtacaatttaatgtttgaaaCCAATGGAAAATCCCATTCTTATAGGAACTCTAGGAAGAAATGTACTACATCGAACTTTCTGTTTACACCAATATTCACTACTACTCACCACTTAACCTCAGGTTTGGGGAAACCTTCAACTTTGAGCTCAAGCATGGCCGTGCCACCAACACTGGTCTGCTGCTTCTTGACTTCTGTGGTCAGCTTAGGCTTCTGTGGTTCCCTCATCAGCTGGTTCACGCTGCCTACAAAACAGAGTTCATTTAAACTTGTTATTGGTGAAATACTTCACTGTGGGTTAGATGAGAAAAGAAGAATCAAACCAACAggttttatatctttatactaTCTAAACTTGCAGTAATATCACATTTTAACAAGCCACCTGtacttctaaaattttttttattgcggAACAGGAAACATTAGGACTTTActtcaaagaatttttttattgacaggttatatttttagaatttaagagctaaaaaattaaaagttgctAAAATGctagaattaaaagtaaacaaacattttgacTAGCTACTATTGTTATACGGCTAGACATTCACATATGGTTGTGATGAGAGACAAAAATTGCCCAGAATTTTTAGctataacattctttataatatataaaaattggggTTCACTGAAAAAGACATTTCTTTTCCTGCGGTTAGCAGCTATTATGATGCTTTGAGATGTttggtatttttttcaatattgttttcaaaagcaCCTCAAATCAATATCTTTATTGCTATAACACATAAAGATACAAGAaaacactataaatatataattcctagcactaaaactagtaaaatattactCTCATTATATTAACATTGCTTGTTCAACCTGTGGGGGACTAATAATTCGCAGGTTTCATAGgataacagattttaatgaaaAGTCTTATTTTGTCGTTTAGATTACACCCTGAATACATCTAACATCAAATTATATCACTCAAAGCCCTCTACTGGTCAAAATACTGCTCCTGGCACTACTGTGCTTATTTAATTCAGCAACTCTACTGTGGGAGAATACACACTCGTGTTGAGtagttctaataaataaattcaaagagTATTTCTACATGATATATATAGTTGTAAGGCTCTCTGTAATgggataatatttataaaattagtaccCTACAGTTTTacatgaatgaaattttaatacattttgtttctattaaaatacCATTAGAACATAaacaaaatgacaattttttgtgtgtgtgtgtgtgttatggcACTCGGAACAAAGAAAATGTTCCTCCCAGCTtgtcttcaaaaatattaaaaaggagaaggaaaataatattacacttaaaGCAAGCTGTAAATTGTGAATTATAAGGAAATTGTACTGTCAACAGAACTGATAAAATAAGCATGAAAACCTTCAGAAGTGTCAGCACAAAAGCAGAGGACATTTACAGAATACAAGAGATGTTTTACTGCCAGTCGAGGAGGATCAAAGCACTTAGCCGGAAGAGAATTAAAGAACCTATAATATTAGCATTAAATTGGGAAAACACCTCAAGTGAGGCAGCAATGTTACAGTTACACAATGTAAGGTAAACcaacacaattaataaaaaacaatagcatacCATTGGTTTCTATATTGGCATTTCCATCCATCTCCAAAAAGATTGGGAACGCAAAGGACACTATGAAACTGAGGGTTGGTTCTTGCTGATGAATGGAGGTGCAAGTCACACGACTGCGTACTCTCACATTTTGATAATCACTTGCCTCACTCAGCAAGTACAGGCCAGCTGGCGACAGATCGCGCCTGTTGATGAAATCTTGGACGCTCAGGTGATGAAATCGACAATGAAGCCAAATATTCAGTGGGTGGACAGCGTTATTATTGTCATGAATGGGACCTTTCACGTGATTTATGCTAGTATGTGTTTAGACTGCATGTCATTCAATCACCTTGATTCGATGCAATAATGAAAGTAGCAGAAAACCCAAACAAAGATTCAGAGATGATTGATACAATTGTAGGTATAGATTTTTGGAGTTAATAAGTCcttttcaaaacatatttgatGCAAACAAGGAGAATGGGTATTAAGCTGCACACTGTTTAATTTGTGGCCAACAGTTATATTAAATTCTTTTCAGTTTTTGAATGCAAAACACACTATAGTGGATagataatatagaataaaaaattactttatataacaaaaattctaCTCCATttggatattataattttattgataaaacattaGTTTCATACGTTGAACGTTCcgaatttaataaaactaattgaatgaatgtgttaTCTCATAAGTAAGGTGGTTTAACAATAATGCATATgtgttgttatttgttatttataatacataatatactgtaaatgcctacaaagaaattgttacaatatataaatacagtattgACATGTGAAATTAGTatagtattaaaaagaataaattgcaCGATGAGTTTGAACTAGTAGAAAGGGGTTTTGGATTACATTTTTTTGGCACTAAAAGGCAGCCTAACCACATTATTCTGAAGCCTCTTTGGATATGTATGTCAGATTTGGAAGCATTGTTTTCCTCGACCCAAGTGATTGCAGTGGCAAAAGCATTCAGagctttattgttttttatgtgtgGAAACAGCTGCAGGACTTGCTTCCTACTCTGGTTAATGCTATGCAATAAATCTGCTGTGCTCTTGTTGTCTGTCATGTTCTTCATCTCCATCTAATCAGGTATCTACATCAGGTCTTATTGGTGCGGTATCATTGCTTGGTCTGAGAATTTAATCTGTCATCATATAAGATAGCTTTATACTGTATAATGTAAACTGACAATGAACAGTTGTAGCAGCATATGACACAAATATAACAGTTGATCCGCAGTCACCAGAGTGCCAGATGTGTCGGACTATAGAGACTGTATTGTACATATTACGATTTTGTTTTGTTGCAAAAGCTATTTCAATTTGGCCTTTCATTCCTGAACATGCAAAGCACTTTTCATCAAGATATTCACATGGTCTAACTATTTCCAGATACCTGAAATGTCAACAAAGAGAAAGGCAGAACGATGCTATCTTGCATGGTGAACAACATGAACTGTAATGGTGAGCAGTGATTCACCTACCTTGCACTGTGAGCTCAGCACTACATGATATCTTGCCAGAAGTTGTGGAAGCCACACAAGTGTACAAGCCTGCATCTTCAGGTGTTACATGCTGAAACACTAGAGCCAGAGAGTCCTCATCATCCTGCAAaacacaaacaatatattttgtttatctgtGATTTtgcttaaataacaaaaaatgaaaatccCCTGAAATTAGAATGGGAACTATGCTATTCTTTCTTAAAAtgtgtttgaattatatttgAATTCGTATTCTCCCTTTACTGGATCAATTCCTAGATGATACATACTGGAAAAATTGGTAACAATtgacagaattaataaaatatctttttagatacctactttaaaaaaaaatgcctcAACCCATTGTGGGTGATGAAACACCAGCTGCCAGAGTTGTTTACAGCGGTAGGCAGTCGGCCGCTCCGCTGCGGCGCGTACACAGTTTATTTGCGGTAATTTTAAATGcactattttaacacattatgtatttttatttaatgctataaacatttatttatttggataagtactgaaataaaataaatctagaaTAAGATTCAGCTTATTCGTTAAAGGCTTTGCACAGCACGGGATTGTACACTAATATTCTTGGACAAAATCGAACTAATTCATCGTCAAACATTGTTGTTACCATATTCTCTGTAACTGCAACTTTCTAATAACAATGTGTCAAGTTCTGGAGAAAACAGATTACTATCATTCATATTATCGTTCATTTTAGAATTGACTAATATTGACCCATGAGTCTTTTGTGGTCTTAGACCAAATTCTACAGTACAGTATTTCTAAGTACTGTACAGAGCCTATAGAGTAGTGGTAACATACTCGCTCAGCTAGTAAGAGATAGTTTCAAGTCCCGGTggagaaagtattttttgtgaatcaATCTTTTGCTGTAATGTAACCTCATTATGCAGTTACATGCCCAACTTATACTCTTGTGTTTTTTAGAACTCTACTTTGGATGTGATATTATATATTGCGTAGTAGAGAAGCGTGTTATGTTACATTTGTGTCCTGCTTCCAATGtatgaaaacaatgtaatttgTGTTAGTAAGTacagtgatattaaattttatacttttattttaatgtaaaaaactgcttatgtaaaaatatatattacaaataaattgttatttaaaaatatacaacaaaactatcaaagtataaaattacatatttcagtTAACCTAGAAATTTCTACAACTGTGGTAGTTTAGCTCATAAAAACCTCAGGCTTTACAAaagaattttgttttacaaagatttaattaaagttattaatcaataatacaataagagtcaatttaaataaaataacatttgtcatatcataaattaaattatatagtcAACACAAACATATAGGTACAGTTAGCATGTACATACTGTTTTGgtattgttgaaataaatttgtttagcaatatatatctttaaaaattaaagaatattataaaccTGTTTTACAGGCTAATCAAATATacttcaattattataataagatcaaaagtaaattttagactAACT from Homalodisca vitripennis isolate AUS2020 chromosome 2, UT_GWSS_2.1, whole genome shotgun sequence encodes the following:
- the LOC124354603 gene encoding obscurin-like isoform X4, which encodes MDSYSSFNSRSSTKRVEAGGNAVFECELEDRAKVIWLKDNKPLEDKLADRIRAVTKDDTKHRLEIKGCHESDTASYTARAEANGAVASCTAHLLVEELLKQEKNEGRKEPYFTISLHDTELLENTYLRFLIKVRGDPKPDVKFYKNDRLITVANERVEIIKTNADKGFYELIIPDVQQEDAGNYKCIASNIHGEVECDSNVTVTDDKKLFEGLEEADLLKPGEQPNFTWLRDGKPFDPEDRFKVLFKDDEDSLALVFQHVTPEDAGLYTCVASTTSGKISCSAELTVQGSVNQLMREPQKPKLTTEVKKQQTSVGGTAMLELKVEGFPKPEVKWTHDGKEIEAGGRFKFLHDEEESMSLVIKNVQSEDAGDYKIQAVNDLGEDTDVVHLTVKAPPKFKTKMTDVSCMASAEIKLRVEVEGCPQPDVTWYKDGKVIQKNSERVKTYNEVTGTYELVIDKATLDDTGSYSVVATNELSQTSEFCKVEVHSPPEFVKTMTKHLEVSENDTVTFQVKARGDPAPTVKWFKDGKELKHDGGHIQISEDGETKTLVVHKINRKDTGKYSCEISNIYGSNKDEGEMFVRCCPQFRTKLTDQKANEGDTNVEFTVNIEAFPKPNVKWFHNEVEITEKKTEFTRIEEGDNYKLIIKEVTTELSGKYTCKVSNELGKEETSSKFTVYCKFA